CAGCGGTAGCGAGCGTGAATTGCTCACCGAAGGCGCCGATGCACAAGCCGCCCAGGACCGCTCCCAAAGCGCCCATCGTCTGATTAATGGAGCGCCTCGTGGCGTTCACGCGCCCGAGCAGCCGGTCCGGTGTAAGCGTCTGCCAGTAGCCCATCTCGTTGGCATTCTCGATGCCGGCTGCGATCCCTTGGAATCCCAACGCAACGAAAATCACTGCATCGCCCAAACTGGATTCAGGGGCGCAGGCCACGAGCAGCCACGTGATCGGGTATGCGGTGCGCGCCAGAATGATCACCCGTCCCACCCCTATTCGGTCACCGGTCGACGGTGCCAACGAGGCCCCGATCAGACTCGCGACACCGAAGACCGTCAATAGCATTCCGAATGCGTAGGGGGTGAACCCCATGGAGCGCAGGGCCAGCAGGGAAAGCGCTGTCATCGCTGCCCCGTTGGCGAGGAACCATATGTGTGTCGACACTGCCAGCGGACCGAGAGTCCGGTGGCGGTAAGTCCATTTCAGGCCTTCGCCGATCTCGTGACGGAGGTGGCGCGAGCGTGGTTCTGGTTGGGGTTCGGGGGCATGGACGCTCGCAATCAGCACAGCCTCGACGAGGTAACTGATCGCGTCGACGACGATGGCCGCGGGAGCGCCCAAGAGGCCCACGAGTCCACCGCCCATCGCCGGGCCGAGGGTTTGGGCGGCAGCGTCGGCCTGATCGAGACGCGCGTTCGCCGCAACCAATTGTCCCGTCGGTACCAGTCGGGGAAGCAATGATTGCGTGGCGGCGAACCCGAATACCGAGAACGCCCCGAACGCCAGCAACGCGACGACCAGCATCCACATCT
The Mycobacterium sp. SMC-4 DNA segment above includes these coding regions:
- a CDS encoding MFS transporter, whose translation is MGDSAGEGTRSAFVRFWVAAALSSIGSAISAVAMPVLVVQLLGASPFEVGVVNAAQFVPYAALGLVAGVYVDHWRRKPVLVWASVGRALSLGLVPVLWLAGSLQMWMLVVALLAFGAFSVFGFAATQSLLPRLVPTGQLVAANARLDQADAAAQTLGPAMGGGLVGLLGAPAAIVVDAISYLVEAVLIASVHAPEPQPEPRSRHLRHEIGEGLKWTYRHRTLGPLAVSTHIWFLANGAAMTALSLLALRSMGFTPYAFGMLLTVFGVASLIGASLAPSTGDRIGVGRVIILARTAYPITWLLVACAPESSLGDAVIFVALGFQGIAAGIENANEMGYWQTLTPDRLLGRVNATRRSINQTMGALGAVLGGLCIGAFGEQFTLATAVAGFAVAAAIAASSALRRHGS